A DNA window from Streptomyces canus contains the following coding sequences:
- a CDS encoding SIS domain-containing protein has protein sequence MSQTDIEIATQPDCWRQAVTLARRPDGPASASLPGPGERVAVVGCGTSWFIAQAYAALRESGGHGETDAFPASEMPSGRAYDRVVALTRSGTTTEVLELLGRLRGHTPTTAVTAVAQSPVTGPADAVVVLDFADETSVVQTRFASTELVLLRAHLGEDLEHLPQQGHSALDEPLPAGVLEAEQFTFLGQGWAYGIAQEAALKMREAAGAWTEAYPVMEYRHGPISVTAPGRVAWWFGDPAALPSGLADEIADTGGQLVALGRDPLADLVVVHRLASALASARGLDPDNPRHLSRSVILA, from the coding sequence ATGAGTCAGACCGACATCGAGATCGCCACCCAGCCCGACTGCTGGCGGCAGGCCGTGACACTGGCCCGGAGGCCCGACGGTCCCGCCTCCGCCTCGCTGCCCGGGCCCGGCGAGCGGGTGGCCGTCGTCGGTTGCGGGACGTCCTGGTTCATCGCCCAGGCGTACGCGGCACTGCGGGAGTCGGGCGGTCACGGCGAGACCGATGCCTTCCCCGCCTCTGAGATGCCGAGCGGGCGGGCCTACGACCGGGTGGTCGCGCTGACCCGGTCCGGCACCACGACCGAAGTACTGGAGCTGCTCGGCCGGCTGCGCGGGCACACCCCCACGACCGCGGTGACCGCGGTGGCGCAGTCGCCGGTGACGGGGCCGGCGGACGCCGTCGTCGTGCTCGACTTCGCCGACGAGACCTCGGTCGTCCAGACCCGGTTCGCCAGCACGGAACTGGTGCTCCTACGGGCCCACTTGGGCGAGGACCTGGAACATCTGCCGCAGCAGGGGCACTCGGCGCTGGACGAACCGCTGCCGGCCGGGGTGCTGGAGGCCGAGCAGTTCACCTTCCTGGGACAGGGCTGGGCCTACGGGATCGCCCAGGAGGCGGCGTTGAAGATGCGCGAGGCGGCGGGAGCCTGGACCGAGGCCTACCCGGTGATGGAGTACCGGCACGGCCCGATCAGCGTCACCGCGCCCGGCCGCGTGGCGTGGTGGTTCGGAGACCCGGCGGCCCTGCCTTCCGGTCTCGCCGACGAGATCGCGGACACCGGCGGGCAGTTGGTGGCGCTCGGCCGGGACCCGCTGGCAGATCTCGTCGTGGTGCACCGGCTGGCCTCCGCCCTCGCCTCGGCGCGCGGGCTGGACCCGGACAATCCGCGCCATCTGAGCCGTTCCGTGATCCTGGCCTGA
- a CDS encoding carbohydrate ABC transporter permease — translation MKLRTVLLTAAGWLVALAFLAPYAEMLLTALKPTPELMESPPSYLPSHWQWSNFTQIWSLTDPRVGDALLFSLYVAGASTLLALAVGLPAAYYTARHRFRGRGAFLILVLVTQMFAPTALLVGIYREMVSFDLTDTAEGLILVNAAFNLPFCVWILNAYFASIPKELEEAAWLDGTGRFGALTRVILPLAMPGVVTALVYTFIGAWNEYVVALTITSSGNRMTLTRAIPGFVTSYHEQWQYLFATSIVAIVPVVVLFVFVERYLVAGLTAGGVRG, via the coding sequence ATGAAACTGCGCACCGTCCTGCTCACCGCGGCCGGCTGGCTGGTGGCACTCGCGTTTCTCGCGCCCTACGCGGAAATGCTCCTGACGGCGCTCAAACCGACGCCCGAACTGATGGAGTCCCCGCCGTCCTATCTGCCCTCCCACTGGCAGTGGTCGAACTTCACGCAGATCTGGTCGCTCACCGACCCGCGCGTCGGGGACGCGCTGCTGTTCTCGCTGTACGTCGCCGGGGCGTCGACGCTGCTGGCCCTGGCCGTCGGGCTGCCCGCCGCGTACTACACCGCACGGCACCGGTTCCGCGGGCGCGGCGCCTTCCTGATCCTCGTGCTCGTCACCCAGATGTTCGCGCCGACCGCCCTCCTGGTCGGCATCTACCGGGAGATGGTCAGCTTCGACCTGACCGACACCGCCGAGGGCCTCATCCTGGTGAACGCCGCGTTCAACCTGCCGTTCTGCGTGTGGATCCTCAACGCGTATTTCGCGAGCATCCCCAAGGAACTGGAGGAGGCGGCCTGGCTCGACGGCACCGGACGGTTCGGCGCCCTCACCCGTGTCATCCTGCCGCTCGCGATGCCCGGTGTGGTGACCGCGCTCGTCTACACCTTCATCGGCGCGTGGAACGAGTACGTGGTGGCGCTCACGATCACCTCGTCCGGCAACCGAATGACACTGACCAGGGCGATCCCCGGCTTCGTCACCTCGTACCACGAGCAGTGGCAGTACCTGTTCGCCACCTCGATCGTCGCGATCGTGCCCGTGGTGGTGCTGTTCGTCTTCGTGGAGCGCTACCTCGTCGCCGGCCTGACCGCGGGCGGCGTGCGCGGATGA
- a CDS encoding carbohydrate ABC transporter permease, which translates to MAVHDVTASATGAEHPAPVAPALHPPRRRRRTWRTLEPLLWLGPATLLILTMVVWPIIEMIRTSLTKVSSTGLSEGFAGLRNYTDLFAEGDLPGVLLRTVVWVIGVVTVTILVSLGLSQLLNASFPGRRLVRWAMIVPWASSVLMTALIWRWMLNNFYGVVNRLLMDIGVLDAPVNWLAHPGQALAAMMGVAVFVSLPFTSFVLLAGVQSIPGEVYEAARVDGAGPVRAYLSITLPLLRPSLVVAAIINVINVFNSFPIIWAMTRGGPGFSTDTTTTYLYKLAFDNQSVGESAAMAVVNFGLVLAVVLVYLRVVRRQEDTA; encoded by the coding sequence GTGGCCGTACACGATGTCACCGCAAGCGCCACCGGGGCCGAACACCCGGCCCCGGTGGCGCCGGCGCTGCATCCGCCGCGCCGCCGTCGCAGGACATGGCGCACGCTCGAGCCCCTGTTGTGGCTCGGGCCCGCGACCCTCCTCATCCTGACCATGGTCGTCTGGCCGATCATCGAGATGATCCGTACGTCCCTGACGAAGGTGAGCTCCACCGGACTGTCCGAGGGATTCGCCGGCCTGCGCAACTACACCGATCTGTTCGCCGAGGGCGACCTGCCCGGAGTGCTGCTGCGCACCGTCGTGTGGGTCATCGGCGTCGTCACCGTCACGATCCTGGTCTCCCTGGGCTTGTCCCAACTGCTGAACGCGAGCTTCCCGGGGCGCCGGCTGGTGCGGTGGGCGATGATCGTGCCCTGGGCCTCGTCCGTGCTGATGACGGCGCTCATCTGGCGCTGGATGCTCAACAACTTCTACGGCGTGGTCAACCGGCTGCTCATGGACATCGGGGTGCTCGACGCCCCCGTCAACTGGCTCGCCCATCCGGGGCAGGCCCTGGCGGCGATGATGGGCGTGGCGGTGTTCGTCTCGCTGCCGTTCACCTCGTTCGTCCTGCTGGCCGGTGTGCAGAGCATCCCCGGCGAGGTGTACGAGGCGGCGCGGGTGGACGGCGCGGGCCCGGTCCGCGCCTACCTGAGCATCACCCTGCCGCTGCTGCGGCCCTCGCTGGTGGTCGCCGCGATCATCAACGTCATCAACGTGTTCAACTCGTTCCCCATCATCTGGGCCATGACGCGTGGCGGCCCCGGCTTCAGCACCGACACGACCACCACCTATCTGTACAAACTCGCCTTCGACAACCAGTCGGTGGGGGAGTCGGCCGCCATGGCCGTCGTCAACTTCGGGCTGGTCCTCGCCGTGGTGCTGGTCTATCTGCGCGTCGTCCGCCGACAGGAGGACACCGCGTGA
- a CDS encoding TIM-barrel domain-containing protein, producing MLMAPLTGSTAAATAAARPTTSATDGPKVARTANAVTVSVPASANTPGYTLDVATDKLALTTRRAGKTVLATTSGDTGALRFTTADGTWQHATGATDWTWKNGVLTVTADSTLDGATVEARITPGADRYQLDWDVRGGAPKQLGLTYDLSSAGHWYGHGEAETPQGGPGTNQPWPLDAGEVDHPTFGPASYHMIDPFWYTSKSTGLRVDTGNVMDVSLNKGKDGLGSFVVESPDTYKATVFVESTPLEVYRDYIGIVGKPTKSDAPYEQYAKPLWNSWAQFYTKVDQEKLLDYATDLHDNGLDGHTIQLDDKWESNYGNLTWDPKTFPDPKGLSKKIHDMGFDFGVWVTLWINLDSANYQYAVDHGYLLMDAKDKTKPCDVTWWNGEAGIIDLANPEAKAWYEGNLKSLMDTYDIDGLKFDTRFFDERCAPREGSEVTDYQKLGTQLADAFDLQGAGIRVHWNKTAHEAGFVTRQVDKGTGWDSLRASASQNLAISTIGYPFVESDMIGGSGGQPAPTKDVLVRWAQSASLMPLMYASTSPVDTNDTTTGQKVDYDQETVDLYRQAIKTHEKLAPYIWDQVQSTLKTGDPIMRPLFFDFPKDEASYTVADEWMLGPAVLAAPKLSTGATRSVHLPPGTWYDVNQGTVIRGPKTLKGYAAPLGVTPAFVNLKAKGADKAIKALKRDDAPAASVLITPDAPATDAGKPFEVTTDVTNWSTGTVKSVKAALDLPDGWNAEPAGPTTASSLKNGATLTTTWTVTPAEDARWGSHDLTGTATYTGSKGSTKMSDTVQAQVKAAPGSVQEPYLTTDTTSDDPQYAQAGDQFAIWAGGQDLSGWKDEKGVIYRDDVAGEKSTVQAQLVSQNSASPVGKAGVALANDLTAPEKGGYAVLVMTQSYGLEFMTDSNGDGKLDTWAGGNATYHPAYLKLTRDGTTYTAYASKDGQTWSQVGTAEVPSAAGTEDAGMVASAANVNYPGEDIEAVFSGFTVTS from the coding sequence ATGCTGATGGCGCCCCTCACCGGCTCCACGGCCGCAGCCACGGCAGCCGCCCGCCCCACCACCTCCGCCACCGACGGGCCGAAGGTGGCCCGCACCGCGAACGCCGTCACGGTCTCCGTGCCGGCCTCCGCCAACACCCCCGGCTACACCCTCGACGTGGCCACCGACAAACTCGCCCTGACTACGCGCCGCGCCGGGAAGACCGTGCTCGCCACCACATCCGGCGACACCGGTGCCCTGCGCTTCACCACGGCCGACGGCACCTGGCAGCACGCGACCGGCGCCACCGACTGGACATGGAAGAACGGCGTCCTGACCGTCACCGCCGACAGCACGCTCGACGGCGCGACGGTGGAGGCCCGGATCACTCCCGGCGCCGACCGCTACCAGCTCGACTGGGACGTCCGAGGCGGCGCACCGAAGCAACTGGGCCTCACCTATGACCTGTCGTCGGCCGGCCACTGGTACGGCCACGGCGAGGCGGAGACCCCGCAGGGCGGTCCCGGCACCAACCAGCCCTGGCCGCTGGACGCCGGCGAGGTCGACCACCCGACCTTCGGCCCGGCGTCGTACCACATGATCGACCCGTTCTGGTACACGTCCAAGTCGACCGGTCTGCGCGTCGACACCGGGAACGTCATGGACGTGTCGCTCAACAAGGGCAAGGACGGTCTCGGCAGCTTCGTCGTCGAGTCGCCCGACACCTACAAGGCCACCGTGTTCGTCGAGTCGACCCCGCTGGAGGTCTACCGCGACTACATCGGCATCGTCGGCAAGCCCACCAAGTCCGACGCCCCGTACGAGCAGTACGCCAAGCCGCTGTGGAATTCCTGGGCGCAGTTCTACACCAAGGTCGACCAGGAGAAACTGCTCGACTACGCCACCGATCTCCACGACAACGGGCTGGACGGGCACACCATCCAGCTCGACGACAAGTGGGAGTCGAACTACGGCAATCTGACCTGGGATCCCAAGACCTTCCCCGATCCCAAGGGCCTCTCCAAGAAGATCCACGACATGGGGTTCGACTTCGGCGTCTGGGTCACCCTGTGGATCAACCTGGACTCCGCCAACTACCAGTACGCGGTCGACCACGGCTATCTGCTCATGGACGCCAAGGACAAGACCAAGCCGTGTGACGTGACCTGGTGGAACGGCGAGGCGGGGATCATCGACCTGGCCAACCCCGAGGCCAAGGCCTGGTACGAGGGCAACCTCAAGTCCCTCATGGACACGTACGACATCGACGGCCTGAAGTTCGACACCCGCTTCTTCGACGAGAGGTGCGCGCCGCGCGAGGGGTCCGAGGTCACGGACTACCAGAAGCTCGGCACGCAGCTCGCCGACGCGTTCGACCTCCAGGGCGCCGGTATCCGCGTGCACTGGAACAAGACGGCCCACGAGGCCGGCTTCGTCACCCGTCAGGTCGACAAGGGCACCGGCTGGGACTCTCTTCGCGCCTCCGCCTCCCAGAACCTGGCGATTTCCACCATCGGCTACCCGTTCGTCGAGTCCGACATGATCGGCGGTTCCGGCGGCCAGCCCGCACCGACGAAGGACGTACTGGTGCGGTGGGCGCAATCCGCCTCACTGATGCCGCTGATGTACGCCTCGACCTCCCCGGTGGACACCAACGACACCACTACCGGGCAGAAGGTGGACTACGACCAGGAGACGGTCGACCTGTACCGGCAGGCGATCAAGACGCACGAGAAGCTCGCCCCCTACATCTGGGACCAGGTGCAGAGCACCCTGAAGACCGGCGATCCGATCATGCGGCCGTTGTTCTTCGACTTCCCGAAGGACGAGGCGAGTTACACGGTCGCCGACGAGTGGATGCTCGGTCCGGCCGTACTGGCCGCGCCGAAGCTGAGCACCGGTGCCACCCGCTCCGTCCATCTGCCGCCGGGCACCTGGTACGACGTGAACCAGGGCACGGTGATCCGCGGACCCAAGACCCTGAAGGGCTACGCGGCGCCGCTCGGCGTGACCCCGGCCTTCGTCAACCTCAAGGCCAAGGGCGCGGACAAAGCCATCAAGGCGCTCAAGCGCGACGACGCGCCTGCCGCCTCCGTCCTGATCACCCCGGACGCCCCGGCCACCGACGCGGGCAAGCCGTTCGAGGTGACCACCGACGTGACCAACTGGAGCACCGGAACCGTCAAGAGCGTCAAGGCGGCCCTGGACCTGCCCGACGGCTGGAACGCCGAGCCGGCCGGTCCGACCACCGCGAGCTCCCTCAAGAACGGCGCCACACTCACCACCACCTGGACGGTGACCCCGGCCGAGGACGCCCGCTGGGGCAGCCATGACCTCACCGGCACCGCCACCTACACCGGATCCAAGGGCTCGACGAAGATGTCCGACACCGTGCAGGCGCAGGTGAAGGCCGCCCCGGGCAGCGTGCAGGAGCCCTACCTGACGACCGACACCACCTCCGACGACCCGCAATACGCCCAGGCAGGCGACCAGTTCGCCATCTGGGCGGGCGGCCAGGACCTGTCCGGCTGGAAGGACGAGAAGGGCGTCATCTACCGCGACGACGTGGCAGGCGAGAAGTCCACCGTGCAGGCCCAGTTGGTCTCCCAGAACAGCGCCTCGCCGGTCGGGAAGGCGGGCGTCGCCCTCGCCAACGACCTGACCGCACCCGAGAAGGGCGGTTACGCGGTGCTGGTCATGACCCAGAGTTACGGACTGGAGTTCATGACCGACAGCAACGGCGACGGGAAGCTCGACACCTGGGCGGGCGGCAACGCCACCTACCACCCGGCGTACCTCAAGCTCACCCGGGACGGCACCACCTACACCGCGTACGCCAGCAAGGACGGCCAGACCTGGTCGCAGGTCGGCACCGCCGAAGTGCCGTCGGCCGCAGGCACCGAGGACGCCGGGATGGTCGCCAGCGCGGCCAACGTCAACTACCCCGGCGAGGACATCGAAGCCGTCTTCAGCGGTTTCACCGTCACCTCCTGA
- a CDS encoding WD40/YVTN/BNR-like repeat-containing protein, with the protein MAGCRLAGVWDKDVTEVIGMTEKLLAVGTRKGLFIGRGRGGIWEFDESPYFNAQAVYSVAIDTRGERPRLLAGGDSAHWGPSVFHSDDLGRTWTEPAQPAVKFPKDTEASLERVWQLHPAAAEPDVVYAGTEPAALYRSEDRGESFELVRPLWEHPTRSKWVPGGGGEGLHTVLTDKRDPRAVTVAVSTAGVFRTKDGGASWEPSNSGVSAVFLPDPNPEFGQCVHKVARDAADPDRLYLQNHWGVYRSDDAGAHWTDIGEGLPSTFGFAVAAHPHRGETAYVFPINADADRVPAGHRCRVFRTADAGKSWEPLTTGLPQEDHYGTVLRDAMCTDDADPAGVYFGNRNGEVYASADDGDNWRQLASHLPDVLCVRAAVVA; encoded by the coding sequence GTGGCGGGGTGCAGACTGGCCGGTGTCTGGGACAAAGACGTCACGGAGGTGATCGGTATGACTGAGAAGCTGCTTGCCGTGGGGACGCGCAAAGGTCTGTTCATCGGGCGTGGGCGCGGCGGCATCTGGGAGTTCGACGAGAGCCCGTATTTCAACGCGCAGGCCGTGTACTCGGTCGCCATCGACACCCGGGGCGAGCGTCCGCGGCTGCTGGCCGGCGGTGACAGCGCGCACTGGGGCCCCTCCGTGTTCCACTCCGACGACCTGGGCCGCACCTGGACGGAGCCGGCCCAGCCCGCGGTGAAGTTCCCGAAGGACACCGAGGCCTCCCTGGAGCGGGTCTGGCAGCTGCATCCGGCGGCCGCCGAGCCGGACGTGGTGTACGCGGGCACGGAACCGGCCGCGCTGTACCGCTCCGAGGACCGCGGGGAGAGTTTCGAGCTCGTCCGTCCGCTGTGGGAGCATCCGACCCGTTCGAAGTGGGTGCCGGGCGGTGGCGGTGAGGGCCTGCACACCGTGCTGACCGACAAGCGGGATCCGCGCGCGGTGACGGTGGCCGTCTCGACCGCCGGGGTGTTCCGCACCAAGGACGGCGGCGCGAGCTGGGAGCCGTCCAACTCCGGTGTCTCCGCGGTGTTCCTGCCCGACCCGAACCCGGAGTTCGGCCAGTGCGTGCACAAGGTGGCCCGGGACGCGGCCGATCCGGACCGGCTGTACCTCCAGAACCACTGGGGCGTGTACAGAAGCGACGACGCGGGGGCGCACTGGACGGACATCGGCGAGGGGCTGCCGTCCACCTTCGGCTTCGCGGTGGCCGCCCATCCCCACCGCGGTGAGACGGCGTACGTCTTCCCGATCAACGCCGACGCGGACCGCGTTCCGGCCGGTCACCGATGCCGGGTCTTCCGCACGGCGGACGCGGGCAAGAGCTGGGAGCCGCTCACGACGGGGCTGCCGCAGGAGGACCACTACGGCACGGTGCTGCGGGACGCGATGTGCACGGACGACGCGGACCCGGCCGGCGTCTACTTCGGCAACCGCAACGGCGAGGTGTACGCCTCGGCCGACGACGGCGACAATTGGCGGCAGTTGGCCTCGCATCTGCCGGACGTGCTGTGTGTGCGGGCGGCGGTGGTCGCGTGA
- a CDS encoding DeoR/GlpR family DNA-binding transcription regulator — translation MAAPQARWSALLEMLTRDGRIEVESAAEELRVSAATIRRDLDELARQQMVTRTHGGAVINAIAYDLPLRYKAARKAPEKERIADAAAGLVKAGAVVGLNGGTTTTEVARALATRADLSSGGAETAVTVVTNALNIANELVVRRHVKLVVTGGVARPASYELIGPLATELLAEIALDQVFIGVDAIDVAHGATAHHEGEASINRALARRAQQVVAVADSSKLDRRAFARICPVADIDVLVTDKAASDELTESFEAAGVEVIRA, via the coding sequence ATGGCGGCACCGCAGGCCCGGTGGAGCGCGCTGCTGGAGATGCTGACGCGCGACGGGCGGATCGAAGTCGAGTCGGCTGCCGAGGAGTTGCGCGTCTCCGCCGCGACCATCAGGCGCGACCTCGACGAGCTGGCCCGCCAGCAGATGGTCACCCGCACGCACGGCGGAGCCGTGATCAACGCCATCGCCTATGACCTGCCACTGCGCTACAAGGCCGCACGCAAGGCTCCGGAAAAGGAGCGGATCGCGGACGCGGCCGCCGGGCTGGTGAAGGCCGGCGCCGTGGTGGGGCTGAACGGCGGCACCACGACCACCGAGGTGGCGCGAGCTCTGGCCACCCGCGCCGACCTGAGTTCCGGCGGCGCGGAGACGGCGGTCACCGTGGTGACCAACGCCCTGAACATCGCCAACGAGCTGGTCGTACGGCGTCACGTCAAGCTCGTGGTGACCGGTGGGGTGGCCCGGCCGGCGTCGTACGAGCTGATCGGTCCGCTGGCCACCGAACTGCTCGCGGAGATCGCACTGGACCAGGTCTTCATCGGAGTGGACGCCATCGACGTGGCCCACGGGGCGACCGCCCACCACGAGGGCGAGGCCAGCATCAACCGGGCGCTGGCCCGCCGGGCGCAGCAGGTTGTCGCGGTCGCCGACTCCTCCAAGCTGGACCGGCGGGCTTTCGCCCGAATCTGCCCGGTGGCGGACATCGACGTCCTGGTGACCGACAAGGCCGCCTCGGACGAACTGACCGAGTCGTTCGAGGCGGCCGGTGTGGAGGTCATCCGCGCCTGA
- a CDS encoding extracellular solute-binding protein, which translates to MRAERYSVKRHLAGLAGGTALALALTGCGKGSSSDSGGSDGKTIRFVAAKYDDDTQAYWTALIKDFEKVNPGYRVNLEVVDWEQMDSKVKTYVQTKQEPDILNYNKFSDFARDGLVYKAQDVVSPKVLADFLPLFRQKAQYKGAQYGLPFISSARLFFYNKDIFAKAGIARPPSTWAEVEADAKKIKQAGYIGLGLPLGPEEAQAEFQIWAMNNGGGWTDASGKWAIDQQANVDTLSYLRKLTKEKVTQPNPEATNRKDVFNQFAQGKIGMLNGAVFMRKGFIDPVDADLNYGVAALPSKDGSTHKTLGVQDYLVAFKKSDGSNKAAVKKFLDFFYQKENAARFVSTEGFLSVTESAGQVLSSDSQNAAYYKPFVDALSSAEFAPADDPAWAAVDGAVKQRIGTGVAGGDPAKVLGEIQKTAQKGD; encoded by the coding sequence ATGCGTGCGGAGAGGTACTCCGTGAAACGGCACCTCGCGGGCCTCGCCGGGGGTACGGCCCTGGCACTGGCCCTCACCGGCTGCGGCAAGGGCAGCTCCTCGGACAGCGGCGGATCCGACGGCAAGACGATCAGGTTCGTCGCGGCGAAGTACGACGACGACACCCAGGCCTACTGGACCGCGCTGATCAAGGACTTCGAAAAGGTGAACCCCGGCTACCGGGTCAACCTCGAAGTCGTCGACTGGGAGCAGATGGACTCCAAGGTCAAGACGTACGTCCAGACCAAGCAGGAACCGGACATCCTCAACTACAACAAGTTCTCCGACTTCGCCCGGGACGGCCTGGTGTACAAGGCGCAGGACGTCGTCTCTCCCAAGGTGCTGGCCGACTTCCTCCCGCTGTTCCGGCAGAAGGCGCAGTACAAGGGGGCCCAGTACGGCCTGCCCTTCATCTCCAGCGCGCGCCTGTTCTTCTACAACAAGGACATCTTCGCCAAGGCGGGCATAGCCCGGCCGCCGTCCACCTGGGCCGAGGTCGAGGCCGACGCCAAGAAGATCAAGCAGGCCGGTTACATCGGCCTCGGGCTGCCCCTGGGCCCCGAGGAGGCGCAGGCCGAGTTCCAGATCTGGGCGATGAACAACGGCGGTGGCTGGACCGACGCCTCGGGCAAGTGGGCGATCGACCAGCAGGCCAACGTCGACACGCTCAGCTATCTGCGGAAACTGACGAAGGAAAAGGTCACCCAGCCCAACCCGGAGGCCACCAACCGCAAGGACGTCTTCAACCAGTTCGCCCAGGGCAAGATCGGCATGCTCAACGGGGCGGTCTTCATGCGGAAGGGCTTCATCGACCCGGTCGACGCCGACCTGAACTACGGCGTCGCGGCCCTGCCCAGCAAGGACGGCAGCACCCACAAGACGCTCGGCGTGCAGGACTACCTCGTCGCGTTCAAGAAGAGCGACGGGTCGAACAAGGCGGCGGTGAAGAAGTTCCTCGACTTCTTCTACCAGAAGGAGAACGCCGCCAGGTTCGTCTCCACCGAGGGGTTCCTGTCGGTCACCGAGTCGGCCGGTCAGGTGCTCAGTTCCGACAGCCAGAACGCCGCCTACTACAAGCCGTTCGTCGACGCCCTCTCCAGCGCCGAGTTCGCCCCCGCCGACGACCCGGCATGGGCCGCGGTCGACGGTGCGGTGAAACAGCGCATCGGCACCGGGGTGGCGGGCGGCGACCCGGCGAAGGTCCTGGGCGAGATCCAGAAGACCGCACAGAAGGGCGACTGA
- a CDS encoding class II fructose-bisphosphate aldolase, whose protein sequence is MPLTPTADVVSSAYRDGRAVGAFNVITLEHAEAVVTGAEAAGRPVICQISENAVRFHGGRLAPIARATAALAETAAVPVALHLDHVTDEALLRRAADCGFGSVMFDASALPHAQNVAATRAAAQWAHAQGLWLEAELGEIGGKDGVHAPSARTDPDQARDFVSATGVDALAVAVGSSHAMTTRTARLDHGLIARLAKAVPVPLVLHGSTGVPDEELRQAVAAGMVKVNIGTALNAAFTGAVRDTLAATPAAVDPRPALTAARRAMADAVTSALQTLSDGEQGTGSGVGARDDRRS, encoded by the coding sequence GTGCCGCTGACTCCCACCGCCGACGTGGTGAGCTCCGCGTACCGCGACGGGCGGGCCGTCGGCGCGTTCAACGTGATCACCCTGGAGCACGCCGAAGCCGTGGTCACCGGGGCAGAAGCCGCAGGACGCCCGGTCATCTGCCAGATCAGCGAGAACGCCGTGCGATTCCACGGCGGCCGGCTCGCCCCGATAGCCCGCGCCACCGCGGCGCTCGCCGAGACGGCCGCCGTCCCCGTGGCCCTGCACCTCGACCACGTCACCGACGAAGCGCTGCTGCGCCGCGCCGCGGACTGCGGCTTCGGATCCGTCATGTTCGACGCGTCCGCGCTGCCGCACGCCCAGAACGTCGCCGCCACGCGCGCGGCGGCACAGTGGGCACACGCACAGGGTCTGTGGCTGGAGGCGGAACTCGGCGAGATCGGCGGCAAGGACGGAGTGCACGCACCCTCGGCACGTACGGACCCCGACCAGGCGCGCGACTTCGTGTCCGCCACCGGGGTGGACGCACTGGCCGTCGCGGTCGGCAGCTCCCACGCGATGACCACGCGCACCGCCCGGCTGGACCACGGTCTCATCGCCCGCCTCGCCAAGGCGGTCCCCGTGCCACTGGTACTGCACGGCTCGACGGGCGTGCCCGACGAGGAGCTCCGGCAGGCGGTGGCGGCCGGCATGGTCAAGGTCAACATCGGCACGGCACTGAATGCCGCCTTCACCGGCGCGGTCCGCGACACACTCGCCGCGACGCCCGCGGCCGTCGACCCCCGCCCCGCCCTCACCGCGGCACGCCGGGCGATGGCCGATGCCGTGACCTCGGCGCTGCAGACCCTGTCGGACGGTGAGCAGGGGACGGGTTCCGGTGTCGGGGCGCGAGACGATCGTCGGAGTTGA
- a CDS encoding Rv1733c family protein — MAFRGPKVWLWRWRRNPLRRRADTVEAWVVLGAWLLTVLAGVLAGLGASRSVEHQLALERVEWRPVVARLVDQAPGTADPGTSSGERVWGKVAWTGTDGSAHEGQVRVDPGSTQGTPVTVWTDARGRLMTQPATEGQAQIRAAMIGILVGVSTAAVPFVGGRVLRGRMERRRLDQWDTDWAHFGPLWGGRRADGR, encoded by the coding sequence ATGGCGTTCCGTGGTCCCAAGGTCTGGCTGTGGCGCTGGCGGCGCAATCCGCTCAGACGCCGTGCCGACACCGTCGAGGCGTGGGTCGTACTCGGTGCCTGGCTGCTCACCGTACTGGCGGGGGTGCTCGCCGGTCTGGGGGCGAGCCGGTCCGTCGAGCACCAGCTGGCGCTGGAGCGCGTCGAGTGGCGGCCCGTCGTGGCCCGTCTCGTCGACCAGGCGCCCGGCACGGCCGACCCCGGCACGTCGAGCGGTGAACGGGTATGGGGCAAGGTGGCCTGGACCGGGACCGACGGCTCGGCCCACGAGGGCCAGGTCCGCGTCGATCCCGGCAGCACCCAGGGCACCCCGGTCACCGTCTGGACCGATGCCCGGGGCCGTCTGATGACCCAGCCCGCCACCGAGGGCCAGGCACAGATCCGCGCCGCGATGATCGGCATCCTGGTCGGCGTCAGCACCGCGGCCGTCCCCTTCGTGGGCGGTCGGGTCCTCCGCGGCCGTATGGAGCGCCGCCGCCTCGACCAGTGGGACACGGACTGGGCGCACTTCGGACCGTTGTGGGGCGGGAGACGGGCCGACGGGAGGTAG